From Methanosarcina lacustris Z-7289, one genomic window encodes:
- a CDS encoding precorrin-2 dehydrogenase/sirohydrochlorin ferrochelatase family protein: protein MAGTNNFLPLMLDLSGRKIVIFGGGSVGERKAELFCGCADTVVVSLEFSERLQELGASGQVRLLRLDLSAAADFELKEIISGAFLVIPATSSSELNRKITDIAGESDILINQVDALGNVVIPSVIKRGDLVIGISTLGHSPAVSKYTRMQIEGVITPAYSYMIRLQDELRSYLKLHVKEQRKRKALLWKVLESEMVWNGFSESYEKAAENAYSIISDNLG from the coding sequence ATGGCTGGAACAAACAATTTTCTCCCCCTCATGCTTGACCTTTCAGGCAGAAAAATCGTTATTTTCGGAGGCGGCTCTGTTGGGGAGCGCAAGGCTGAGCTTTTCTGTGGCTGCGCGGATACTGTTGTTGTCAGCCTTGAATTTTCTGAAAGGCTGCAGGAACTTGGAGCCTCAGGGCAGGTTCGGCTGCTCCGACTTGACCTTTCGGCAGCAGCAGACTTTGAGCTAAAGGAAATCATTTCAGGAGCTTTTCTTGTTATCCCTGCAACCAGCAGTTCCGAACTTAACCGAAAAATCACTGATATTGCAGGGGAAAGCGATATTTTGATTAATCAGGTGGATGCTTTAGGTAATGTTGTAATCCCCTCGGTCATCAAAAGGGGAGACCTCGTGATAGGGATCTCTACCCTTGGGCACAGTCCGGCGGTCTCGAAATACACCCGCATGCAGATCGAAGGCGTGATAACTCCTGCATATTCCTATATGATCCGGCTTCAGGACGAACTGAGGAGTTACCTCAAACTGCATGTAAAGGAGCAGAGGAAAAGGAAAGCTCTTCTCTGGAAAGTCCTTGAAAGCGAAATGGTTTGGAATGGATTTTCCGAATCATATGAAAAGGCAGCAGAAAATGCATACTCAATAATCTCCGATAATCTCGGGTAA
- the hemA gene encoding glutamyl-tRNA reductase produces the protein MTEISSMVISHKKAKVEEMESAWHGDLDGMLHNLYNHEYVYECVVLKTCNRVEIYVVSPKSSSVLFSFAKEMGASTHIIDFYGHDESLEHLLRLSGGLESMIVGEDQILGQIKDLYAYSKKAGTTGKILDTAFEKAIQVGKRIRNETRINKGSVSIGSAAVDLAEDIFGGLTGKSVLVIGAGEIGVLVAKALAEKDIQAIYIANRTFKKAEEIAYELGGHAVKLDEIKEYLPGADVVISGTGAPHYILTRKIIEEAVMGRERKLLLIDIANPRDIEESVVELENVELCNIDNLRVISEKTLKMRKEEAKKAEEIIQEEIRLLNLQYKRQKADRLISELYKQVYDVRIREREKAVNRLSAYHTIGEIETEVLDDLTHSIVNKILAEPTKVLRQAAELGNEEFLDVVSRAFCLDKEREKIDKVKPGCTKEQTTVKEQAQVK, from the coding sequence GTGACAGAAATCTCAAGTATGGTTATATCCCATAAAAAAGCGAAGGTTGAAGAAATGGAGTCCGCCTGGCACGGAGATCTGGACGGCATGCTTCATAATCTGTACAACCATGAGTATGTGTACGAGTGCGTTGTCTTAAAAACCTGCAACCGTGTTGAAATCTACGTTGTTTCCCCAAAAAGCAGCAGTGTACTTTTCTCTTTTGCAAAGGAAATGGGAGCTTCCACCCATATCATCGACTTTTACGGGCACGACGAGTCTCTGGAGCACCTGCTCAGGCTTTCAGGGGGGCTCGAGTCCATGATTGTAGGAGAAGACCAGATCCTGGGGCAGATAAAAGACCTTTATGCCTATTCCAAGAAAGCGGGAACAACCGGAAAGATCCTTGATACGGCTTTTGAAAAAGCTATCCAGGTAGGCAAGAGGATCCGGAACGAGACTCGGATCAATAAAGGTTCGGTTTCCATAGGTTCGGCAGCTGTAGACCTTGCCGAAGATATCTTCGGAGGGCTCACAGGAAAATCCGTGCTTGTAATCGGAGCCGGGGAAATAGGGGTTCTGGTTGCAAAGGCTCTTGCCGAAAAGGATATTCAGGCTATTTACATTGCAAACCGTACCTTTAAAAAAGCCGAAGAAATCGCCTACGAGCTCGGAGGGCACGCGGTCAAGCTTGACGAGATAAAAGAATATCTCCCAGGCGCAGATGTTGTGATCAGTGGAACTGGTGCTCCCCATTATATCCTCACACGGAAAATAATTGAAGAAGCCGTGATGGGCAGGGAAAGAAAACTCCTTCTTATCGACATCGCAAATCCCAGGGATATTGAAGAATCCGTTGTTGAGCTCGAAAATGTTGAGCTCTGTAATATCGATAACCTGAGGGTCATCAGTGAAAAGACCCTGAAGATGCGAAAAGAAGAAGCAAAAAAGGCTGAAGAGATTATTCAGGAAGAAATCAGGCTTTTAAATCTCCAGTACAAACGCCAGAAAGCCGACCGTTTGATTTCCGAACTTTATAAGCAGGTCTATGATGTCCGCATAAGGGAACGGGAAAAAGCAGTCAATCGGCTCAGTGCCTATCATACTATCGGGGAGATCGAAACCGAGGTTCTTGATGACCTTACTCATTCAATCGTTAACAAGATCCTTGCAGAACCTACCAAAGTCCTCCGGCAGGCTGCAGAACTTGGAAACGAAGAATTTCTGGATGTAGTTTCAAGGGCCTTTTGCCTCGATAAAGAAAGGGAGAAGATTGACAAAGTTAAACCCGGCTGCACAAAAGAGCAGACAACTGTTAAAGAACAGGCACAGGTTAAATAA
- the hemB gene encoding porphobilinogen synthase: MFPEVRLRRLRKGKIRGLIREITLSVDDLVQPIFVNETIDSPVEISSMPGIYNLPLSAVAKEAREIAELGIPAVILFGVPAFKDAEGSSSCGETDVVQEAVRRIKAALGDKLVVITDICMCEFTSHGHCGIVDFETKEVLNDPTLEVLGKIAVSHARAGADMVAPSGMMDGMVEAIRTALDFNGFENIPIMSYAAKYHSCFYGPFREAAESGYSFGDRSTYQMDPANSEEAIREVTLDVAEGADIIMIKPALPYLDIIYRVKSEFGMPTAAYNVSGEYSMIKAAAANGWIDEKKAIYESLISIKRAGADFIITYFAKDAARMLR, from the coding sequence ATGTTTCCAGAAGTCAGGTTAAGAAGGTTGAGAAAGGGAAAAATCAGGGGCCTTATACGTGAAATCACGTTGTCAGTGGATGACCTTGTCCAGCCTATTTTTGTGAATGAGACTATTGATTCCCCTGTTGAGATTTCTTCCATGCCCGGAATATACAATCTTCCTCTTTCAGCGGTTGCAAAAGAGGCAAGAGAGATTGCAGAGCTCGGGATTCCTGCAGTGATCCTTTTCGGAGTGCCTGCATTCAAGGACGCAGAGGGAAGCTCTTCGTGTGGGGAAACTGACGTCGTTCAGGAAGCTGTCCGAAGAATCAAAGCCGCACTCGGAGATAAACTTGTGGTGATCACGGATATTTGCATGTGCGAATTTACAAGCCACGGGCACTGCGGAATAGTTGACTTTGAAACTAAAGAAGTCCTTAACGACCCTACCCTCGAAGTTCTCGGAAAGATCGCTGTCAGCCACGCAAGAGCTGGAGCTGATATGGTAGCGCCTTCCGGAATGATGGACGGGATGGTAGAAGCAATCCGTACAGCTCTTGACTTCAACGGGTTTGAGAACATCCCGATTATGTCCTATGCCGCAAAATACCACTCCTGTTTCTACGGGCCTTTCAGGGAAGCTGCCGAATCCGGTTATTCCTTCGGGGACCGCTCGACCTACCAGATGGACCCTGCAAACAGTGAGGAAGCTATCAGGGAAGTAACCCTTGATGTGGCAGAAGGGGCAGACATCATTATGATAAAGCCTGCGCTTCCTTACCTGGATATCATATACAGAGTCAAGAGCGAGTTCGGTATGCCAACAGCCGCATACAACGTAAGCGGTGAGTATTCCATGATTAAAGCAGCTGCAGCCAACGGATGGATTGATGAGAAAAAAGCCATTTACGAGTCCCTTATTTCTATCAAGAGGGCAGGGGCAGATTTCATCATTACTTACTTTGCAAAAGATGCTGCCAGAATGCTGAGGTAA
- the hemL gene encoding glutamate-1-semialdehyde 2,1-aminomutase, whose amino-acid sequence MTFEVTFDKSRQMYEKAKTLIPGGVSSPVRAIKPYPFYTASADGSKIRDLDGNEYIDYCLAYGPVILGHNHPVIKEAIKQQLDKGWLYGTPTELEVNLAEKIAGYYPSIDMLRFVSTGTESTMSALRLARGFTRKNKFIKIEGGFHGAHDAVLVKAGSGATTHGEPDSLGIPADFTKYTLQAPYNDIETMTELVEKNQDDLAAVIIEPVMGNIGPVLPLPGYLEDLRKLTQENDVLLIFDEVITGFRLAMGGAQEYFGVVPDMTTLGKIVGGGLPIGVFGGRRDIMEMISPSGPVYQAGTFSGSPCSVAAGIAMLDYLKEENIHAKLNATGDYMRTVLSEIVEDEGLDYNVCGIASMFKIFFGAEPHNYQEVLKCDKDGYLAFFHRMLASGVFLPPSQFETNFISAAHSKEDIEKTLEIYMENL is encoded by the coding sequence ATGACGTTTGAGGTAACATTTGATAAGTCCAGACAGATGTATGAAAAAGCGAAGACCCTTATCCCGGGAGGGGTTAGCAGTCCGGTGCGCGCAATCAAACCCTATCCTTTCTATACCGCTTCTGCGGATGGTTCGAAGATAAGGGACCTTGATGGAAACGAGTATATTGACTATTGCCTTGCCTACGGTCCTGTCATACTCGGGCACAACCATCCGGTAATAAAGGAAGCAATCAAACAGCAGCTTGATAAGGGCTGGCTTTACGGAACCCCCACCGAGCTTGAGGTAAACCTTGCAGAAAAGATTGCAGGCTATTATCCCAGCATTGATATGCTACGTTTCGTTTCTACTGGCACGGAATCCACCATGAGTGCCCTCCGCCTTGCGCGTGGCTTTACACGTAAAAATAAATTCATTAAGATCGAAGGCGGGTTTCATGGCGCTCATGATGCAGTGCTCGTAAAGGCAGGTTCGGGAGCTACTACCCACGGAGAGCCCGATTCCCTTGGTATTCCTGCAGATTTCACCAAATACACCCTGCAGGCTCCTTATAACGATATTGAAACAATGACCGAGCTTGTGGAAAAGAATCAGGACGACCTTGCAGCAGTGATTATAGAGCCTGTAATGGGAAATATAGGCCCTGTTCTCCCGTTACCCGGATACCTGGAAGACCTCAGAAAGCTCACGCAGGAAAATGATGTCCTGCTTATTTTCGATGAAGTTATTACCGGGTTCAGGCTCGCAATGGGCGGAGCGCAGGAATATTTCGGGGTCGTGCCTGACATGACCACTCTCGGAAAGATCGTGGGCGGAGGCCTGCCAATAGGGGTCTTTGGCGGTCGTCGGGACATTATGGAAATGATCTCGCCTTCCGGACCTGTCTATCAGGCAGGGACCTTCAGCGGAAGCCCCTGTTCAGTGGCTGCGGGCATTGCCATGCTTGATTACCTGAAAGAGGAAAATATTCACGCAAAGCTTAATGCAACCGGAGATTACATGCGCACGGTGCTCTCGGAAATCGTTGAGGACGAAGGACTTGACTATAATGTGTGTGGAATTGCTTCAATGTTCAAGATTTTCTTCGGAGCAGAGCCTCATAACTACCAGGAGGTCCTGAAGTGTGACAAGGACGGCTACCTTGCATTCTTCCACAG